DNA from Candidatus Rokuibacteriota bacterium:
GTGTTCACGGACGACGATGTCCTGCCGGCGCGGGACTGGCTGATGGCCATGAAGGCCGTTGCCACGGAGCAGGCATCAGTGGCAGTGTTTGGGGGCCGGATCTTGCCCGAATGGCCGTTCCCGCCCCCAGAGTGGGTCCTCGGCCACGTGGATCTCGCCGTGGCATTTGGCCTTCACTCCGACGACATGCCGGAGGGCCTAGACGTGCCATGGGTGGTGTGGGGGGGGAACATGATGATCCGGGCAAGCGTCTTCCGTGGCGGCATCCGGTTCAACGAAGCCCTTGGCCCAGCTCCCGGTCAGTACGTCATGGGCGGCGAAACCGAACTGGTTCGCCGGCTGTCTGCTGCTGGACACCGCTGCTACTTCAGCAACCGCCCGGTCGTAAAGCACATCATCCGCCCGGACCAACTAACGCGCTGCTGGACGCTGCACCGGGCTCGTCGCCACGGCAAGTGGCTATGTGTCGAGGAGTCGATGGTCCGGCCGGAGCAGCAGCGTGTGGCGCTCGTGTTCGGTGTCCCGCGCTGGCGCGTGCGTCGCCTGCTGACCGAGTACCTCAGGGCTAGTGCGAAGGGCGGATGGTTC
Protein-coding regions in this window:
- a CDS encoding glycosyltransferase family 2 protein — its product is MISVVFSTRNGVRTLVRTCDALCRVDAPSGGWELIAVDNASTDDTAAVLARYRTRLPLTVLSCPTPGKNIALNLALAHVKGDLVVFTDDDVLPARDWLMAMKAVATEQASVAVFGGRILPEWPFPPPEWVLGHVDLAVAFGLHSDDMPEGLDVPWVVWGGNMMIRASVFRGGIRFNEALGPAPGQYVMGGETELVRRLSAAGHRCYFSNRPVVKHIIRPDQLTRCWTLHRARRHGKWLCVEESMVRPEQQRVALVFGVPRWRVRRLLTEYLRASAKGGWFATRASYRHSWNVQLELGFCAQSRAMSRATHPATTPGQAGS